From Chiloscyllium punctatum isolate Juve2018m chromosome 36, sChiPun1.3, whole genome shotgun sequence, the proteins below share one genomic window:
- the LOC140460703 gene encoding uncharacterized protein — protein MEKPEESRPVEKPWKCGDCGKGFHVPSVLEAHQRSHTGVRPFSCPECGKGFSNSSALMKHQRVHTGERPFACPECGKGFSSSSALLTHRRVHTGEKPFSCPECGKAFTQAFSLLRHQSVQTGERPFSCPECGKGFSDSSALLTHRRVHTGEKPFSCPVWGKAFTHASNLLTHRWVHSRDRPFSCPECGKAFSNFSHVLIHRWVHTGERPFTCPDCGKAFSNSSDLLKHQRVHTGERPFSCPECGKAFTQACNLQRHQRSQQSDSAGEAAVGHPQD, from the coding sequence atggagaaacccgaggaatcccgccccgtggagaaaccttggaagtgtggcgactgtgggaaaggcttccatGTCCCGTCTGTCCTGGAGGCTCATCAGCGCAGTCACACTGGGGtcaggccattctcctgcccagagtgcgggaaggggttcagcaattcctctgccctaatgaagcaccagcgggtccacaccggggagaggccattcgcctgcccagagtgtgggaaggggttcagcagttcctccgccttgctgacccaccggcgggtccacacaggggagaagccTTTCAgttgccctgagtgtgggaaggccttcacccaggccttttccctgctgaggcaccagagtgtccagacaggggagaggccattctcctgcccagagtgtgggaaggggttcagcgattcctccgccttgctgacccaccggcgggtccacacaggggagaagccTTTCAGCTGCCCTGTGTGGGGGAAGGCCTTCACCCatgcctccaacctgctgacccaccggtggGTCCATAGCAGGGACAGGCCATTCagttgccccgagtgtgggaaggccttcagcaatttctcCCACGTGCTGATCCACCgatgggtccacaccggggagaggccattcacttgTCCTGACTGCggaaaggccttcagcaattcctctgacttactgaagcaccagcgggttcacactggggagaggcccttcagctgccctgagtgcgggaaggccttcacccaGGCCTGCAACTTGCAGAGACACCAGCGCTCCCAACAATCGGATTCTGCCGGTGAGGCTGCTGTGGGtcacccccaggactga